A genome region from Gossypium hirsutum isolate 1008001.06 chromosome A04, Gossypium_hirsutum_v2.1, whole genome shotgun sequence includes the following:
- the LOC121227880 gene encoding probable 2-oxoglutarate-dependent dioxygenase AOP1: MSSTTQAMVPVIDFSNQNLKPGSPEWDLVKSQVREALEEYGCFEALFDPILELRKAVFGALQEVFDLPLQTKKLFVSDKPFCGYSCPPSGVFQSMAVDDAYIAENIEQYLTTSLWPQGNIAFSETLASFIQLTSELEKTILKMILESFGLEKYMDELTDIANYQLRIMKYEKPKANEQTIGVPAHCDTNMMTLLYQNEVNGLEIQNKDGEWMNMKFSPNSFIVMIGECLSVWLNGRLSSPYHRVLMKANEDRYSIGLFSTVRGGYMVKVPTELVDDKNPMLFKPHNHEEFLKYFSSEVAKGVFRSGAVIAPLKTYCAV, from the exons ATGAGCTCAACAACTCAGGCAATGGTTCCAGTCATAGATTTCTCAAACCAAAACCTGAAACCGGGCAGCCCCGAATGGGATTTAGTGAAATCCCAAGTTCGGGAAGCACTGGAGGAGTACGGTTGTTTCGAGGCTTTGTTTGATCCAATCCTGGAGCTTCGAAAGGCAGTATTTGGGGCTTTGCAAGAGGTCTTTGACTTGCCTTTACAAACAAAAAAACTGTTTGTTTCCGATAAGCCCTTTTGTGGCTATTCGTGTCCTCCATCTGGTGTGTTTCAAAGCATGGCGGTGGATGATGCTTATATTGCTGAAAACATTGAACAATACCTCACCACCAGTTTATGGCCTCAGGGAAATATAGCTTTCAG TGAAACTCTGGCATCTTTCATTCAACTAacatcagagttagaaaagacaATTTTGAAGATGATTTTGGAGAGTTTTGGGCTTGAGAAATACATGGATGAGCTCACTGACATCGCAAACTATCAATTGAGGATCATGAAATATGAAAAGCCAAAAGCCAACGAGCAAACCATTGGGGTACCTGCACACTGTGACACTAATATGATGACCCTTTTGTATCAAAACGAGGTTAATGGATTGGAGATTCAAAACAAAGATGGTGAATGGATGAATATGAAGTTTTCCCCCAACTCTTTCATAGTCATGATTGGAGAGTGCCTTAGC GTATGGTTAAATGGTCGATTGTCTTCTCCTTATCATCGTGTCTTGATGAAGGCTAACGAAGATAGGTATAGCATTGGACTGTTTTCAACTGTAAGAGGAGGCTACATGGTAAAGGTTCCAACTGAGCTTGTGGATGACAAAAATCCCATGCTCTTCAAACCTCATAACCATGaagaatttttgaaatatttctcCTCCGAAGTAGCTAAAGGTGTTTTTAGATCTGGGGCTGTTATAGCTCCTCTTAAAACTTATTGTGCTGTCTAA